A single Cucumis melo cultivar AY chromosome 4, USDA_Cmelo_AY_1.0, whole genome shotgun sequence DNA region contains:
- the LOC103503524 gene encoding plant intracellular Ras-group-related LRR protein 5-like, producing the protein MDATFKQDPLPSPFIDTVNELTTIFRSLPARPSIEEVEAAVAILNTVQNDEDFKLAELSKQQVPENVPEELFFILQQMRKTMVLFESHEQRREAIRLIELDKMLRSFDELIQRASDLVSGNSQGQRPLNLSDPVEKIAKETVISEPVLEKKKGNEEFESNDKGLLKSSSFVPPLSSSGEGETGKLSLMKVAALIENIAKSGSTVLNLKGKLMDKMELLPISIGKLSDLVELDLSENKIMALPPGISGLQSLRKFNIHSNQLINLPDTFGELVNLTYVDLHANRLKSLPASFGNLKNLISLDLSSNLYTHLPEIIGKLTSLKKLNVETNELEELPYTIGSCSSLVELRVDFNEIKALPEAIGKLECLEILALHYNRIRGLPTTMGNLPKLKELDVSFNELETIPENLCFAVSLRKLNVGKNFADLTALPRSIGNLEMLEELDISANQIRFLPESFRFLSKLRVLQIDETPLEEPPREVVELGAQAIVKYMADAVEKRDTKSQPTQEKGFWLWFCSICCSERRNTPKDRLSTELQL; encoded by the exons ATGGATGCGACCTTCAAGCAAGACCCACTTCCATCTCCCTTCATAGACACTGTCAACGAACTCACAACAATTTTCCGATCACTTCCGGCCAGACCCTCCATTGAAGAGGTCGAAGCAGCTGTAGCGATTCTCAATACAGTCCAGAACGACGAGGATTTCAAATTGGCAGAACTTTCGAAGCAACAAGTCCCCGAAAATGTCCCTGAAGAGCTGTTCTTCATTTTGCAGCAGATGAGGAAGACGATGGTGTTGTTTGAGAGCCATGAACAGAGGCGAGAGGCTATTCGTTTGATTGAGCTTGATAAAATGCTTAGATCCTTTGATGAACTCATTCAAAGAGCTTCTGATTTGGTTTCTGGCAATTCTCAGGGTCAAAGGCCTCTGAATTTGAGTGACCCAGTTGAGAAAATTGCTAAAGAAACTGTAATTAGTGAACCAGTtttggagaagaagaaaggaaatgaAGAATTTGAGAGCAATGACAAGGGTTTGCTTAAGAGTTCTTCATTCGTTCCTCCATTATCTTCTTCAG GTGAAGGAGAAACTGGAAAATTGAGTTTAATGAAAGTTGCTGCTCTCATTGAAAATATTGCTAAAAGTGGGTCAACTGTTCTAAATTTGAAAGGAAAGTTAATGGATAAGATGGAATTGCTTCCAATTTCGATTGGGAAATTATCTGATCTTGTTGAATTAGACCTATCAGAAAACAAAATCATGGCTCTTCCACCTGGAATCAGTGGCCTTCAATCATTGAGAAAGTTCAACATTCACTCAAACCAATTAATAAACCTTCCCGACACATTTGGGGAGCTTGTCAATCTCACCTACGTCGACCTGCATGCAAACAGGCTAAAATCACTGCCAGCTTCTTTCGGGAACCTAAAAAACCTTATTTCTCTCGACTTGAGTTCGAACCTTTACACGCATTTACCAGAAATCATTGGCAAGTTGACTAGTTTAAAGAAGTTAAATGTGGAAACCAATGAGCTCGAGGAGTTACCTTACACAATCGGCTCCTGTTCATCACTTGTTGAGCTACGGGTGGACTTTAACGAGATCAAAGCACTTCCCGAGGCAATCGGAAAGCTTGAATGTTTGGAGATTCTCGCCCTACATTACAATAGAATCAGAGGACTACCCACAACAATGGGAAATCTCCCCAAGTTGAAGGAACTAGACGTAAGCTTCAACGAATTGGAAACAATCCCTGAAAATCTCTGTTTCGCTGTGAGTCTCCGGAAGCTGAATGTTGGCAAAAACTTCGCCGACCTGACAGCCTTACCAAGATCAATCGGGAATCTAGAGATGCTCGAGGAGCTAGACATAAGTGCAAACCAGATACGCTTCCTGCCAGAATCATTCAGGTTCTTATCAAAATTGAGAGTTCTCCAAATAGATGAAACTCCATTGGAAGAACCACCAAGAGAAGTTGTTGAATTGGGTGCTCAG GCTATTGTGAAGTACATGGCTGATGCAGTTGAAAAAAGAGACACAAAATCTCAACCAACACAAGAGAAAGGGTTTTGGTTATGGTTTTGCTCAATATGTTGTTCCGAAAGAAGAAATACACCTAAAGACAGGTTATCAACTGAATTGCAGCTTTGA
- the LOC103504003 gene encoding aluminum-activated malate transporter 12-like, producing MLRKKDQMGDNHQNIQMKKHLQVTMNKIKHFPVLCWKTSKKVGAEDPRRIIHSLKVGLSLTLVSLLYLIQPLFEGIGSNALWAVMTVVVVLEFTAGATLCKGLNRGLGTVLAGSLAFFIEGVANRTGKVFRACFIGAAVFLIGSVATYMRFFPKIKKNYDYGVVIFLLTFNLITVSSYRVDNVLKIAHDRFYTIAIGCGVCLLMSLLIFPNWSGEELHNSTVLKLEGLAKSIEACVNEYFFDTEIDENKESCSGDQIYKGYKAVLDSKSTDETLALQASWEPRHSSHCYRIPWQQYVKLGGVLRHFGYTVVALHGCLQTEIQTPRSVRILFKDPCTRVAREVSKALIELANSIRNRRHCSPEILSDHLHEALQDLNKAIKSQPRLFLGSNKNQSRNMLALAAAEAGQKQNEKKRQSGVSLSSVKTDSSALMEWKTKRASEQSREAERKVLRTQLSKIAITSLEFSEALPFAAFASLLVETVAKLDIVIDEVEELGRIACFKEFKHGDDNDNDNDEEEHITVKCEKPKVNVTQNQLSSVSGAE from the exons ATGCTGAGAAAAAAAGATCAAATGGGAGATAATCATCAAAACATCCAAATGAAAAAACACCTCCAAGTTACAATGAACAAAATCAAACACTTTCCTGTTTTGTGTTGGAAAACCTCCAAGAAAGTGGGAGCTGAAGATCCTAGAAGAATTATCCATTCTCTCAAAGTTGGTCTCTCTCTCACATTGGTTTCTTTGTTGTACTTAATTCAACCATTGTTCGAAGGCATCGGTAGCAATGCTTTATGGGCCGTCATGACCGTTGTCGTCGTTCTAGAGTTCACCGCCG GGGCAACTTTATGCAAAGGGCTGAACAGAGGGTTAGGGACAGTATTGGCAGGATCCTTAGCATTTTTCATTGAGGGTGTTGCTAATAGAACAGGAAAAGTTTTTAGAGCTTGTTTCATTGGAGCTGCAGTTTTTCTTATAG GATCTGTAGCAACATATATGAGATTCTTTcccaaaataaagaagaattaTGACTATGGAGTAGTGATATTTCTGTTGACATTCAATCTCATAACCGTGTCGAGCTACCGCGTTGACAACGTCCTGAAAATCGCACACGACAGATTCTACACCATTGCCATTGGATGTGGAGTTTGTCTGTTGATGAGCCTATTGATCTTCCCAAATTGGTCTGGAGAAGAGCTTCACAATTCAACAGTTCTTAAGCTTGAAGGTCTTGCTAAATCCATCGAAG CCTGTGTTAATGAGTATTTTTTCGACACCGAGATCGACGAGAACAAAGAGAGTTGTTCAGGGGACCAAATTTACAAGGGATATAAGGCAGTTCTTGATTCAAAATCCACCGATGAAACTTTG GCATTACAAGCAAGCTGGGAGCCAAGACATTCAAGTCACTGCTATAGAATCCCATGGCAGCAGTACGTGAAATTGGGCGGCGTTCTTCGACATTTCGGTTACACTGTTGTTGCTCTACATGGCTGTTTGCAGACTGAGATTCAG ACTCCGCGATCAGTTAGAATCCTTTTCAAAGATCCTTGCACTCGAGTAGCACGAGAAGTATCAAAAGCATTGATCGAACTTGCAAACAGCATACGGAACCGACGACACTGCTCACCAGAAATCCTCTCGGACCATCTTCACGAAGCCTTACAAGACCTAAACAAAGCGATAAAATCACAGCCACGCCTTTTTCTAGGCTCAAACAAAAACCAGTCAAGGAACATGCTAGCATTGGCAGCAGCAGAAGCAGGACAAAAGCAGAACGAAAAGAAACGACAGTCAGGAGTATCGTTGTCAAGCGTGAAAACAGATTCGTCAGCACTGATGGAATGGAAGACGAAACGAGCAAGCGAACAATCAAGGGAGGCAGAGAGGAAGGTGTTGAGAACACAGTTAAGCAAAATAGCAATCACAAGCCTTGAATTCTCAGAAGCACTCCCATTTGCAGCATTTGCTTCTCTTCTTGTTGAGACAGTGGCAAAGCTTGACATAGTTATAGATGAAGTTGAAGAATTGGGAAGAATTGCTTGCTTCAAAGAGTTCAAACACGGTgatgataatgataatgataatgatgaAGAAGAACATATAACAGTGAAATGTGAGAAGCCAAAGGTTAATGTGACTCAAAATCAGTTATCTTCTGTTAGTGGTGCTGAGTAG
- the LOC103503520 gene encoding NAC domain-containing protein 71-like, protein MGSGSLPPGFRFHPTDEELVGYYLKRKVEGLPIELEVIPVIDLYKFDPWELPEKSFLPKRDMEWFFFCPRDRKYPNGSRTNRATKAGYWKATGKDRKINCQSSVMGYRKTLVFYRGRAPLGDRMDWVMHEYRLCDDFSHGTPNFKGAFALCRIVKKNEMKKDNHREPKGNVVGSSQASEDSTSTRIEVANERLSNILEDNLSQSNIFLTNESRLSSPMTTLYDTNPMSRYSTTIMEADPEKIWISPDLILDSSKDYPEMQGAMSMCFPQYEYSGSTIPWQSHEHTEISPSSSYSNCTGNIELEDNLNQIGGCISPYSTHLNYMQLNINEQGLDLKNSQKYPNYF, encoded by the exons ATGGGAAGTGGTTCTCTTCCACCAGGCTTCAGATTTCACCCAACAGATGAAGAATTGGTTGGTTATTATCtcaaaagaaaagttgaagGACTTCCTATTGAACTTGAAGTCATTCCTGTTATTGATTTGTATAAATTTGATCCTTGGGAACTCCCAG AGAAATCTTTCCTTCCGAAACGAGATATGGAGTGGTTTTTCTTCTGTCCACGGGATCGAAAATACCCGAATGGATCGAGAACAAATCGAGCTACTAAAGCTGGCTATTGGAAAGCTACTGGAAAAGATAGGAAGATCAACTGTCAATCTTCTGTGATGGGATATCGAAAGACACTTGTTTTCTATCGCGGTCGAGCGCCGTTGGGTGATCGAATGGATTGGGTTATGCACGAGTATCGACTTTGTGACGATTTCTCTCATGGAACTCCTAATTTTAAG GGTGCTTTTGCTTTGTGTCGTATTGtgaaaaagaatgaaatgaaGAAGGACAATCATCGAGAACCGAAGGGCAATGTCGTTGGGAGCAGTCAAGCTAGTGAAGATTCGACATCAACGAGAATAGAAGTCGCGAATGAACGACTGTCAAATATTTTGGAAGACAACTTGTCTCAGTCCAATATTTTCCTCACAAACGAGAGTCGTTTGTCAAGTCCAATGACAACTTTGTACGACACGAATCCAATGTCTCGGTATAGCACGACGATTATGGAGGCAGATCCTGAAAAAATATGGATCTCACCTGATTTGATTCTTGACTCATCTAAG GATTATCCTGAAATGCAAGGAGCTATGTCTATGTGCTTTCCTCAATACGAGTACTCGGGTTCAACGATACCGTGGCAGTCACATGAGCACACGGAAATATCTCCAAGTTCATCGTACTCGAACTGTACAGGCAACATAGAGCTTGAGGACAATCTAAATCAAATCGGTGGTTGCATATCACCATATTCAACACATCTAAACTATATGCAACTTAACATAAATGAACAAGGTTTAGACCTCAAAAATTCACAAAAATATCCAAATTACTTCTGA
- the LOC103503519 gene encoding protein ABCI7, chloroplastic-like — translation MATFTFTPHIGGRLPTPSLSVSSSSSSSSSSSSSSSKRKPKFNSITTTRVSLQASTPSLSDPFVLQLAETLEDSLSSSSSSSPFPLQKLRESSAENLLSTPWPSRRDEPFRFTDVSFIKQSQIHPISNPPQFSELPSIPLETQFANVVIVDGHFVNSVSNLTELPNGVYVGSFIDLPSESVGKRVSEFVDGKFAGDLFWSINGVGAPDLTVVYVPAGCKVENPIHFRYYSVDGGDEGSKELAVSNPRVLVLVENGGEIEIIEEFLSGDGGKSYWSNPVLEVVIGSGGKVKHSYIQNQSLNAAHIKWTSVQQESTSAYELVEISTGGRLSRHNVHIQQLGPETTTELSTLHLSIGNQTQDLHSSLVLDHPRGYSRQLHKCIVANPQGQAVFDGNVKVNRYAQQTDAGQLTRSLLLEPRATVNVKPNLQIIADDVKCSHGAAISDLEETQLFYFQARGIDLETARKALIFSFGAEVIERLPFPSVRKRVENHIKELLNPKLERS, via the exons ATGGCTACCTTCACATTTACTCCCCATATTGGAGGTAGGCTCCCAACCCCATCTCTCTCAgtttcatcatcatcatcatcatcatcatcatcttcttcttcttcttcaaaacgAAAACCCAAATTCAATTCCATTACAACCACAAGAGTCTCCCTTCAAGCTTCCACACCTTCACTTTCTGACCCCTTTGTTCTTCAACTAGCCGAAACTCTCGAAGACtcactctcttcttcttcttcttcatcgcCTTTTCCTCTTCAGAAACTCAGAGAATCTTCCGCGGAGAATCTTCTTTCTACCCCATGGCCCTCTCGTAGAGATGAGCCCTTTCGTTTCACTGATGTTTCTTTCATTAAGCAGTCCCAAATCCACCCAATCTCTAATCCACCGCAGTTTTCTGAGTTACCTAGCATCCCTTTAGAAACCCAGTTCGCCAATGTTGTAATTGTTGATGGTCATTTCGTCAATTCTGTTTCCAATTTGACTGAATTGCCAAATGGGGTTTACGTTGGTAGCTTTATTGACCTTCCTTCTGAGAGTGTTGGGAAGAGGGTGTCTGAGTTTGTTGATGGGAAGTTCGCGGGGGACTTGTTTTGGTCCATTAATGGCGTTGGAGCTCCAGATTTGACTGTGGTGTATGTTCCTGCTGGGTGTAAGGTAGAGAATCCAATCCATTTTAGGTATTATTCTGTCGACGGGGGCGATGAGGGGTCGAAGGAATTGGCTGTTTCGAATCCCAGAgtgttggttttggtggaaaaTGGAGGGGAGATTGAAATCATTGAGGAGTTTTTGAGTGGGGATGGGGGTAAGTCCTATTGGTCAAATCCTGTTTTGGAGGTAGTCATTGGAAGTGGAGGAAAGGTTAAACATTCGTATATTCAGAATCAGTCTTTAAATGCTGCACATATCAAATGGACTTCTGTTCAGCAG GAATCGACCAGTGCCTACGAGCTTGTGGAGATTAGCACTGGTGGAAGATTGAGTCGTCACAATGTCCATATCCAGCAGTTAGGACCAGAGACTACAACAGAGTTATCAACACTGCATTTATCAATTGGCAATCAAACACAAGATCTACACAGCAGCCTAGTACTTGACCATCCAAGAGGATATTCTCGACAACTTCATAAATGTATTGTCGCTAATCCCCAAGGACAAGCTGTATTCGACGGTAATGTAAAAGTCAATAG ATATGCACAGCAAACGGATGCAGGACAATTAACAAGAAGTCTTCTTCTAGAACCTCGAGCGACTGTGAATGTGAAACCTAATCTTCAAATCATTGCTGACGATGTCAAGTGTTCGCATGGAGCTGCTATAAGCGACTTGGAAGAAACGCAACTCTTCTATTTCCAGGCTCGTGGCATAGACTTAGAGACAGCGAGGAAGGCtctaatattttcttttggagCCGAGGTGATCGAACGTCTGCCTTTCCCATCAGTTCGAAAGAGAGTTGAGAATCATATAAAAGAGTTGTTGAACCCCAAGCTAGAAAGATCCTAA
- the LOC103503522 gene encoding transcription initiation factor TFIID subunit 4b, which translates to MDPSIMKLLEDDEDESMHSGAAVDAFQAALNRDIEGDAQAVSQTSESDAAFPQGNNNGSSTLSLQASSQSENTESHVQQNQNFRLKQEQHSSLMELDRSVPENQQQHSSAPFQVSKNQPQADREQGEGEQVSAQFSQTAGLQVSEKAPILVNDSNRMQNRDNESQYLKLQKMSNQQSIVAEQANNPLNRSKQVPFASLMPVLMPQLDKDRGMQLQTLFNRLKRNEMNKDDFIRLMRGVVGDQMLRLAVCQVQSQPPPSVRQLSPRMPSMGSGTPNFSDPRPFTQLHPKGMNPPAVQSYIPSPASQGRSSSGYPAMEKNMQSLREVEQRPDGNGNQITSSSTSTIQDRERSSVSVPGLEKQQLHFQQKSFPMYGNSGNYHTYTGSNINASSLSLKPQPHEGQVKQISQQASNFDRQVTINDSKRVQGGSVPHLHNNLTSQQNPWKSSTSKEQNIMSYVKQEPSDQVSEQNKTQHSNLQGLSSIPSMQAEHVNTTPGIAKDPFDKQTSKMGFPTSNNVVPPTSTNAANSISSDSSSQQETNAVLNSQVPSATTPGMQNRAPQKKAAVGQKKPLEALGSSPPLSSKKQKVSGAFADQSIEQLNDVTAVSGVNIREEEEQLFSSAKEDSRASEASRRVVQEEEERLLLQKAPLQKKLVEIMAKCGLKGMSNDVEKCLSLCVEERLRGVISNLIRLSKQRVDAEKPRHRTVITSDVRQQITLVNQKAREEWEKKQAEEEKLRKLNDPEDGSGVAGDKDKDEGRMKSLKVNKEEDDKMRTTAANVAARAAVGGDDMLSKWQLMAEQARQKREGGMDSASSSQAGKDAVRKSSSAAGRHGKDNLEGERKGTSRKFGRNQTNATQTKVARSISVKDVIAVLQREPQMSRSTTIYRLFNRVHPQATGE; encoded by the exons ATGGACCCATCTATTATGAAGCTTCTGGAGGATGACGAG GATGAATCAATGCATTCAGGTGCAGCTGTGGATGCTTTTCAGGCTGCCTTGAATAGAGACATAGAAGGCGACGCTCAGGCTGTTTCCCAGACTTCTGAATCTGATGCAG CCTTCCCTCAGGGGAATAACAATGGTTCTTCTACCCTCTCGTTACAAGCTTCTAGTCAAAGTGAAAATACTGAATCTCATGTgcaacaaaatcaaaattttcgtTTAAAGCAAGAACAACATTCATCTCTTATGGAGCTAGACCGATCAGTACCTGAAAATCAGCAGCAACACAGTTCTGCCCCCTTTCAAGTTTCAAAGAATCAACCCCAAGCAGATCGTGAGCAAGGGGAGGGAGAACAAGTTTCTGCTCAGTTTTCTCAAACAGCAGGGCTGCAAGTTTCTGAAAAAGCTCCAATCCTTGTGAATGACTCAAACAGAATGCAGAATCGGGACAATGAATCTCAATACTTGAAGTTACAAAAGATGAGTAATCAGCAGTCGATAGTTGCAGAACAGGCAAATAACCCTCTAAACCGTAGCAAACAGGTTCCTTTTGCCTCTTTGATGCCTGTATTGATGCCTCAGCTTGATAAAGACAGGGGCATGCAGCTTCAGACTTTATTTAACAGATTGAAG AGGAATGAAATGAACAAAGATGATTTTATCCGGCTCATGCGGGGCGTTGTGGGCGATCAGATGCTCAGATTAGCAGTTTGTCAAGTACAATCACAG CCTCCTCCTTCAGTAAGGCAACTTTCTCCTAGAATGCCATCTATGGGTTCTGGGACACCAAATTTCTCTGATCCCCGACCATTTACACAACTTCATCCGAAAGGCATGAATCCTCCTGCAGTTCAATCATACATCCCCTCTCCAGCATCCCAAGGGCGGAGTAGTTCAGGCTATCCTGCCATGGAAAAGAATATGCAATCTTTACGAGAAGTAGAACAGCGACCTGATGGTAATGGAAATCAAATAACTTCATCCAGTACAAGCACCATCCAAGATAGGGAACGCTCCTCAGTTTCTGTTCCTGGACTTGAGAAGCAGCAGTTACACTTTCAACAGAAATCTTTTCCCATGTATGGAAACAGTGGTAATTATCACACATATACCGGTTCAAACATAAATGCCTCTTCATTGTCTCTTAAACCCCAACCTCATGAGGGTCAAGTGAAGCAGATTTCGCAGCAGGCTTCCAATTTTGACAGGCAAGTTACAATTAATGATTCCAAGCGAGTCCAGGGTGGAAGTGTTCCACACTTACATAATAACTTAACTTCACAGCAAAATCCATGGAAATCATCAACAAGTAAAGAGCAGAACATAATGAGTTATGTTAAACAAGAACCTTCTGATCAGGTTTCTGAGCAGAACAAAACCCAACATTCAAATTTGCAGGGCTTGTCTTCTATTCCTAGCATGCAGGCTGAACATGTTAACACAACCCCTGGGATAGCAAAGGACCCTTTTGACAAACAAACTTCTAAAATGGGTTTTCCTACATCAAACAACGTTGTGCCTCCAACATCAACCAATGCCGCAAATTCAATTTCTTCTGATTCAAGTTCTCAACAAGAGACCAATGCTGTG TTGAACTCTCAGGTTCCTTCTGCTACTACTCCTGGAATGCAAAATAGGGCACCACAAAAAAAGGCAGCCGTGGGCCAAAAGAAGCCTCTTGAAGCACTTGGCTCTTCCCCACCCCTATCAAG TAAGAAGCAAAAAGTATCTGGAGCATTTGCGGATCAAAGCATTGAACAACTTAATGATGTCACTGCAGTCAGTGGAGTTAATATTCGG gaagaagaagagcaacTATTTTCTAGTGCAAAGGAGGATAGTCGAGCTTCTGAAGCATCACGGAGGGTTgtacaagaagaagaagagaggcTTCTATTGCAGAAAGCCCCATTGCAGAAGAAGCTAGTGGAAATCA TGGCCAAATGTGGTTTGAAGGGCATGAGCAATGACGTTGAGAAATGTCTCTCATTG TGTGTGGAGGAAAGATTACGAGGGGTTATTAGTAATCTAATCAGGCTGTCAAAGCAG CGAGTGGATGCGGAAAAACCAAGGCATCGAACTGTTATTACTTCAGATGTTCGGCAACAAATTACGTTAGTTAACCAAAAGGCCAGAGAAGAATGGGAGAAGAAACAggcagaagaagaaaaactcaGAAAGCTTAATGAT CCTGAGGATGGTTCAGGTGTTGCTGGTGACAAGGATAAAGATGAAGGTCGAATGAAATCACTTAAG GTAAACAAAGAGGAGGATGATAAAATGCGGACAACAGCAGCAAATGTTGCTGCCCGTGCTGCTGTTGGAGGAGATGACATGCTATCAAAATGGCAGCTTATGGCTGAGCAGGCGCGACAGAAACGTGAAGGTGGAATGGATTCAGCTTCTAGTTCTCAGGCAGGGAAAGATGCTGTCCGTAAGTCTTCTTCAGCAGCAGGAAGACACGGGAAGGACAACCTAGAAGGTGAAAGAAAAG GAACTTCCAGGAAATTTGGAAGGAATCAAACTAATGCAACTCAAACTAAGGTGGCTCGTAGCATTTCTGTTAAAGATGTCATTGCTGTGCTGCAAAGGGAACCCCAGATGTCCAGATCGACCACGATATATCGTTTGTTTAACAGAGTTCATCCCCAAGCAACTGGTGAATAG